One genomic segment of Paraburkholderia hospita includes these proteins:
- a CDS encoding HpcH/HpaI aldolase/citrate lyase family protein, which translates to MSQPVNRQHRSFLFVPGTRPERFEKALSSGADAVIVDLEDAVSPGDKDRARQAVAEWLSPERPVLIRVNAVGTPWFEQDAALGKLRGVAGIVLPKAERAADVSTLVSRTRSTMPVFPLIESAKGMWNALEVAKAPFVHQLMFGTLDFCADMGMASDGEELDTFRAKLVMISRVAEIRPPIDGVTPAIDDAQLLEAETTKAKRWGFAGKLCIHPKQVLTINDCFAPSEAEIAWAKKVLDAFERANGAAVAVDGKMVDRPVIIRAQGILDASRGV; encoded by the coding sequence ATGTCGCAGCCTGTTAATCGCCAGCATCGCTCGTTTCTGTTCGTTCCGGGCACGCGTCCGGAGCGCTTCGAGAAGGCGTTGAGCAGCGGCGCGGACGCCGTCATCGTCGATCTCGAAGATGCCGTCTCACCCGGCGACAAGGACCGCGCCAGACAGGCCGTAGCCGAGTGGCTCTCGCCGGAACGCCCCGTGCTGATCCGCGTGAACGCAGTCGGCACGCCGTGGTTCGAGCAGGACGCCGCGCTCGGCAAGCTGCGCGGCGTCGCGGGCATCGTCTTGCCGAAAGCGGAGCGCGCAGCCGATGTCTCCACGCTCGTTTCGCGGACCCGAAGCACGATGCCCGTCTTTCCATTGATCGAAAGCGCGAAGGGCATGTGGAACGCGCTCGAAGTCGCGAAGGCGCCTTTCGTTCATCAACTGATGTTCGGCACACTCGATTTTTGCGCCGACATGGGCATGGCATCCGATGGCGAGGAACTGGATACGTTTCGCGCGAAGCTCGTGATGATTTCGCGCGTCGCGGAGATACGACCGCCGATCGACGGCGTGACGCCCGCCATCGACGATGCGCAACTGCTCGAAGCCGAAACGACAAAAGCAAAGCGCTGGGGATTCGCGGGCAAGCTCTGCATTCATCCCAAACAGGTCTTGACGATCAACGATTGCTTCGCGCCCAGCGAGGCGGAAATAGCGTGGGCGAAGAAAGTGCTCGACGCATTCGAACGCGCGAACGGCGCGGCTGTGGCGGTAGACGGGAAGATGGTCGACCGGCCCGTTATCATTCGCGCGCAAGGCATTCTCGACGCAAGCCGCGGCGTGTAG
- a CDS encoding DUF899 domain-containing protein — protein sequence MSKHTVATRDAWLKARVELLEEEKALTRRSDELARQREALPWVKIDKPYRFETDAGSATLSDLFRGRSQLIVYHFMFGPDYTAGCPSCSAIADGFDGVAVHLANHDVTLMAVSRAPLAKLQTYKERMGWKFPWASADGSDFNFDFSVSFTEAQQRTGDIEYNFERAGHAMDMTPAPEPVVRFAASCGTDVPTYSRDRPGISTFVHEDGVVYHAYSTYARGVDGLWGMYQWLDRAPKGRNEKGIWWRRHDEYERR from the coding sequence ATGAGCAAGCATACGGTCGCCACACGCGACGCATGGCTGAAAGCACGCGTCGAACTGCTGGAAGAGGAGAAGGCGTTGACGCGGCGCAGCGACGAACTTGCGCGGCAGCGTGAGGCGCTGCCGTGGGTGAAGATCGACAAGCCGTACCGTTTCGAAACGGACGCAGGTAGCGCGACGTTGTCGGATCTTTTTAGAGGACGCTCGCAACTGATTGTCTATCACTTCATGTTCGGTCCCGACTACACGGCAGGCTGTCCGTCGTGCTCGGCGATCGCGGATGGCTTCGACGGCGTGGCCGTGCATCTCGCGAATCACGATGTGACGCTGATGGCCGTGTCGCGCGCGCCGCTCGCGAAGTTGCAGACTTACAAGGAGCGGATGGGATGGAAGTTTCCGTGGGCATCGGCGGACGGTAGCGATTTCAACTTCGATTTCAGCGTGTCGTTCACGGAAGCGCAGCAGCGCACGGGCGACATCGAGTACAACTTCGAGCGGGCCGGGCATGCGATGGACATGACGCCCGCGCCGGAACCCGTCGTCCGGTTCGCGGCCAGTTGCGGCACCGATGTGCCCACGTATTCGCGCGACCGGCCGGGCATCAGCACCTTCGTGCACGAGGACGGCGTCGTGTATCACGCGTATTCGACGTACGCGCGCGGTGTGGATGGTCTGTGGGGCATGTACCAGTGGCTCGACCGCGCGCCGAAAGGGCGCAACGAGAAGGGCATCTGGTGGCGGCGTCACGACGAGTACGAACGGCGTTGA
- a CDS encoding alpha/beta fold hydrolase, whose amino-acid sequence MPTIAHRHADVDGFNVFYREAGRAGAPKLLLLHGFPSSSHMFRDLIPQLADRFHIVAPDLPGFGQSDMPERGQFAYTFDNLANVIDRFTEVIGFDRYAVYVFDYGAPTGFRLALKHPERITAIISQNGNAYVEGLSEGWNPIQAYWKEPTQANRDALRAMLTRDTTIWQYTHGVSDTTQVSPDGYSLDDYYMNRPGAHEIQLDLFGDYQSNVALYPAFQQYFRTHQPPFLAVWGKNDPFFLPPGAEAFKRDLPNADVRFFDTGHFALETHAADIAAAITGFLTR is encoded by the coding sequence ATGCCCACGATTGCCCATCGCCACGCCGACGTTGACGGTTTCAACGTGTTCTATCGGGAAGCTGGCCGCGCCGGCGCGCCGAAGCTACTACTGCTGCACGGCTTCCCGAGTTCGAGCCATATGTTCCGCGACCTGATTCCGCAGCTCGCGGACCGGTTTCACATCGTCGCGCCGGATTTGCCGGGCTTTGGCCAGTCGGACATGCCGGAGCGCGGCCAATTCGCCTACACGTTCGACAATCTCGCCAATGTGATCGACCGGTTTACGGAAGTGATCGGCTTCGACCGCTACGCGGTCTACGTTTTCGATTACGGCGCGCCGACGGGCTTCCGGCTCGCGCTGAAGCATCCCGAGCGCATCACGGCGATCATTTCGCAGAACGGCAACGCATATGTGGAAGGACTTAGCGAAGGCTGGAATCCCATTCAGGCGTACTGGAAGGAGCCGACGCAAGCGAACCGCGACGCGTTGCGGGCCATGCTGACCCGCGACACGACGATCTGGCAATACACGCACGGCGTGAGCGACACGACGCAGGTTTCGCCCGACGGCTATTCGCTCGACGACTACTACATGAACCGTCCCGGTGCCCACGAGATCCAGCTCGACCTGTTCGGCGACTATCAAAGCAACGTCGCGCTGTACCCGGCGTTCCAGCAGTACTTCCGCACGCACCAGCCGCCGTTCCTCGCGGTGTGGGGCAAGAACGATCCGTTCTTCCTGCCGCCCGGCGCCGAGGCGTTCAAGCGCGACCTGCCGAACGCGGACGTGCGCTTCTTCGATACGGGCCACTTCGCGCTCGAAACACACGCGGCTGACATCGCCGCCGCCATCACCGGCTTTCTGACTCGCTGA
- a CDS encoding zinc-binding alcohol dehydrogenase family protein: protein MRAIVLEKFGGIDSLVYTELPEPEPLEGHVVIEVKAFGVNHAEMHMRRGEWAEAAKVSGIECVGIVKSCPGGEFPVGAKVAALMGGLGRTINGSYAEYTRAPVSNVALIESDLPWAELAAIPETYATAWTCLFRNLELKAGQTVVIRGATSSFGQAAVNLAVNAGAKVIATTRSPARFDMLKALGAERVELEGPDLSKRIAEAKQIDAVLDLVGNSVILDSLAMLRRGGRACLAGWLGGLAPIADFNPLLQMSSGVYLTFFGSFVFGTPGFPLSDVPLQAIAADVAAGRLKAKPSRVFSFDQIHEAHRVMEANEAGGKMVVVH from the coding sequence ATGCGTGCAATCGTGCTCGAAAAGTTTGGCGGTATCGACAGCCTCGTCTATACGGAACTGCCGGAACCCGAACCGCTGGAAGGTCACGTCGTCATCGAAGTCAAGGCGTTCGGCGTCAACCACGCGGAAATGCATATGCGGCGCGGCGAATGGGCCGAAGCGGCGAAAGTGAGCGGAATCGAATGCGTGGGCATCGTGAAGTCGTGTCCGGGCGGCGAGTTTCCTGTCGGCGCAAAAGTCGCCGCGCTGATGGGCGGCCTCGGTCGCACGATCAACGGCAGCTACGCGGAATACACGCGGGCACCCGTTTCGAACGTCGCGCTGATCGAATCGGATCTGCCATGGGCCGAACTCGCGGCAATTCCCGAAACCTACGCGACGGCGTGGACATGCCTGTTCCGCAACCTCGAACTCAAGGCGGGGCAAACCGTTGTGATTCGTGGCGCGACTTCTTCGTTTGGACAGGCCGCCGTGAATCTCGCCGTGAATGCGGGCGCGAAGGTGATCGCGACGACGCGCAGTCCGGCGCGCTTCGACATGCTCAAAGCACTCGGTGCGGAACGCGTCGAACTGGAAGGCCCCGATCTGTCGAAGCGCATCGCAGAAGCGAAGCAGATCGACGCCGTGCTCGATCTGGTCGGCAACAGCGTGATTCTCGATTCGCTCGCGATGCTGCGCCGCGGCGGTCGCGCGTGTCTCGCTGGTTGGTTGGGCGGTCTCGCGCCGATCGCGGATTTCAATCCGTTGCTGCAAATGTCGAGCGGCGTGTACCTGACGTTCTTCGGCAGCTTTGTGTTCGGCACGCCGGGCTTTCCGCTCTCCGATGTGCCGTTGCAAGCCATCGCCGCCGATGTCGCTGCCGGCCGCCTCAAGGCCAAGCCGTCGCGCGTGTTCTCGTTCGATCAGATCCACGAAGCGCACCGTGTAATGGAAGCGAATGAAGCGGGTGGCAAGATGGTCGTCGTCCACTAA
- a CDS encoding electron transfer flavoprotein subunit alpha/FixB family protein: protein MTILVIAEHDNAALKAATLNTVAAAQKISGDIHVLVAGHNAQGAADAAAKVAGVAKVLLADAPQLAEGLAENIEATVLNIAKDYSYILAPATAYGKNVAPRIAAQLDVAQISEITAVVGADTFDRPIYAGNAIATVQSQDPIKVITVRATGFDPVAAEGGSASIEKIDAAADAGISQFVSREVTKLDRPELTSANIIVSGGRGLGSGENYTQVLEPLADKLQAALGASRAAVDAGYVPNDYQVGQTGKIVAPQLYIAVGISGAIQHLAGMKDSKVIVAINKDEEAPIFSVADYGLVGDLFTVVPELTGAL from the coding sequence ATGACGATTCTGGTAATTGCTGAACACGACAATGCGGCGCTAAAGGCAGCGACGCTGAATACGGTTGCTGCCGCGCAGAAGATTAGCGGCGACATTCATGTGCTGGTTGCAGGCCACAACGCACAAGGCGCGGCTGATGCGGCTGCGAAGGTGGCGGGTGTGGCGAAGGTGCTGCTCGCCGACGCGCCGCAACTCGCCGAAGGTCTAGCGGAAAATATTGAAGCGACGGTGTTGAACATCGCGAAGGATTACTCGTACATCCTCGCGCCCGCCACTGCCTACGGCAAGAACGTCGCGCCGCGCATTGCCGCACAGCTCGACGTCGCGCAGATCAGCGAAATTACGGCTGTGGTCGGCGCCGATACATTCGACCGTCCGATCTACGCTGGCAACGCAATCGCTACGGTCCAGTCTCAAGACCCGATCAAGGTCATTACAGTGCGTGCAACTGGCTTCGATCCGGTTGCAGCAGAAGGCGGCAGCGCATCCATCGAGAAGATCGACGCAGCGGCTGACGCCGGCATCTCGCAGTTCGTAAGCCGTGAAGTGACGAAGCTGGACCGTCCGGAACTGACGTCGGCGAACATCATTGTTTCGGGTGGACGCGGTCTCGGAAGTGGCGAGAATTACACGCAAGTGTTGGAGCCGTTGGCAGACAAACTACAGGCCGCGTTGGGCGCATCACGCGCAGCCGTCGATGCTGGCTACGTGCCCAATGACTATCAGGTCGGTCAAACCGGCAAGATCGTTGCGCCGCAGCTTTACATCGCAGTCGGCATCTCGGGCGCAATCCAGCATCTGGCTGGCATGAAAGACTCGAAGGTCATCGTCGCGATCAACAAGGACGAAGAAGCGCCGATTTTCAGCGTCGCGGATTATGGTCTCGTCGGCGATCTGTTCACCGTCGTGCCAGAACTGACGGGCGCACTGTGA
- a CDS encoding CGNR zinc finger domain-containing protein, with protein sequence MDYRQIPAMFLADAPGLDFLNSIATPVDVPVDWISDGEGLLRWLDQAGMVPPDALAAIRSRATPAELDEVAAKARELREWFRGYVKKRKGHALASSDLRGLEPVNALLARDEQHGEIVANGPDATTAFSFRTVRRWQSAESLLMPIAEALAKLVCEEDFTQVKACEGPACTLLFADHTRGHARRWCSMAVCGNRAKVAAHRARLKEKNRD encoded by the coding sequence ATGGACTACCGCCAGATACCGGCCATGTTTTTGGCCGACGCGCCGGGCCTCGATTTCCTGAATTCGATTGCGACGCCCGTCGACGTGCCCGTCGACTGGATCAGCGACGGCGAAGGGCTGCTGCGTTGGCTCGATCAGGCCGGCATGGTGCCGCCCGATGCACTCGCGGCGATCCGCTCGCGCGCGACGCCCGCCGAACTCGACGAGGTCGCGGCGAAGGCGCGCGAACTGCGCGAGTGGTTTCGGGGCTACGTGAAAAAGAGGAAAGGGCATGCGCTCGCGTCGAGCGATCTGCGCGGGCTCGAACCGGTAAACGCGTTGCTCGCTCGCGACGAACAGCATGGCGAGATCGTCGCGAACGGTCCGGACGCGACGACCGCGTTCTCGTTTCGCACCGTGCGGCGCTGGCAGTCGGCGGAGTCGTTGCTGATGCCGATCGCCGAGGCGCTGGCGAAACTCGTCTGCGAAGAGGATTTCACGCAGGTGAAGGCGTGCGAAGGCCCGGCATGCACGCTGCTGTTCGCCGATCACACGCGAGGCCATGCGCGCAGGTGGTGCAGCATGGCCGTCTGCGGCAATCGAGCGAAAGTGGCCGCGCATCGGGCGCGGCTCAAGGAGAAGAATCGGGACTAG
- a CDS encoding MFS transporter — protein MSVNAAGRLDRLPICSFHWKILGLIAGGAFLDAFDIYLANGAVAAMVKQGFTDLRHGAMFVSATFVGMMIGAYAAGHIGDRLGRRYSYQVNLGIFGLASIAACFAPNIEWLIVLRFIMGVGLGAELVVAAGTLAEFVPPATRGKWVSLLAIIINSGLFAALAAGYWIIPNLGWRYMFAIAGIGALIVWFLRHRMPESPRWLESTGQLDEAEATLATIEREVEARVGTLPPVQRVVNLNVGAVPLSALFAPGMRGRTFVAALTAIAVNIGLYGFIAWLPTFFVSEGLSIVKSLGFVMLMSIGSPVGGLVGYLIADRIGRAKGIVLAALVSIVLGWIYVTLREPAQIIIVGFCLVTTIYTITTLGLFGYIPELFPTEVRLRGTGVAGTCGRAASIATPYLALLLYQRVGVSGVIAMVSVIFAVLCVAICILRVETSRHALEDVAPGTSDATSTAQDRDAAHAAEHA, from the coding sequence ATGTCAGTCAACGCCGCCGGTCGGCTCGACCGTCTGCCCATTTGCAGTTTCCACTGGAAGATACTCGGCCTGATCGCCGGTGGCGCGTTTCTCGACGCGTTCGACATCTATCTCGCCAACGGCGCCGTCGCGGCGATGGTCAAGCAAGGCTTCACCGATCTCCGTCACGGCGCGATGTTCGTCTCGGCGACCTTCGTCGGCATGATGATCGGCGCGTATGCGGCCGGCCACATCGGCGACCGGCTCGGACGACGCTACTCGTATCAGGTGAATCTCGGCATCTTCGGCCTTGCTTCGATTGCCGCCTGCTTCGCGCCGAACATCGAATGGCTGATCGTGTTGCGCTTCATCATGGGCGTGGGACTCGGTGCCGAACTGGTGGTCGCGGCGGGCACGCTGGCCGAGTTCGTGCCGCCCGCGACGCGCGGCAAGTGGGTATCGCTGCTCGCGATCATCATCAACAGCGGACTGTTCGCGGCGCTCGCGGCGGGCTACTGGATCATCCCGAACCTCGGCTGGCGCTATATGTTCGCGATTGCGGGTATCGGCGCGTTGATCGTGTGGTTCCTGCGTCACCGGATGCCCGAATCACCGCGCTGGCTCGAATCAACGGGCCAACTCGACGAAGCCGAAGCAACGCTCGCCACAATCGAGCGTGAAGTCGAAGCCCGCGTCGGGACCTTGCCGCCCGTGCAGCGCGTGGTCAACCTGAACGTCGGCGCGGTGCCGCTGAGCGCGCTGTTCGCGCCGGGCATGCGCGGGCGCACCTTCGTTGCCGCGCTCACCGCGATTGCCGTGAACATCGGGCTGTATGGTTTCATCGCGTGGCTGCCGACCTTCTTTGTCAGCGAAGGCCTGTCGATCGTCAAGTCGCTCGGCTTCGTGATGCTGATGTCGATCGGCTCGCCCGTCGGCGGCCTGGTCGGTTATCTGATCGCGGACCGGATCGGCCGCGCGAAAGGCATCGTGCTCGCCGCGCTGGTCAGCATCGTGCTGGGGTGGATCTACGTGACGTTGCGCGAGCCTGCGCAGATCATCATCGTCGGCTTCTGTCTCGTCACGACGATCTATACGATCACGACGCTCGGGCTGTTCGGGTACATTCCCGAACTGTTTCCGACGGAAGTCCGCCTGCGCGGCACGGGCGTTGCGGGAACATGCGGACGCGCCGCGTCGATTGCGACGCCGTATCTGGCGCTGCTGCTGTATCAGCGTGTCGGCGTGTCCGGTGTCATTGCGATGGTGAGCGTGATCTTTGCCGTGCTGTGCGTCGCGATCTGCATTCTTCGCGTCGAGACGAGCCGGCACGCGCTCGAAGATGTCGCGCCAGGAACCAGCGACGCCACGTCTACCGCCCAGGACCGCGACGCGGCGCACGCGGCGGAACACGCTTAA
- a CDS encoding electron transfer flavoprotein subunit beta/FixA family protein, producing the protein MKVLVPVKRVVDYNVKVRVKSDNTGVDVSNVKMSMNPFDEIAVEEAVRLKEVGVVSEVVAVSCGVAQCQETLRTALAIGADRAVLVESGEDLQPLAVAKLLKALVDKEQPSLVILGKQAIDDDSNQTGQMLAALAGLPQATFASKVVVADGKATVSREVDGGAETLSLTLPAVITTDLRLNEPRYVTLPNIMKAKKKPLEIVKPEELGVDVTPRLKTLKVSEPPKRSAGVRVADVKTLVEKLKTEAKVL; encoded by the coding sequence ATGAAAGTGCTGGTCCCTGTCAAAAGAGTGGTCGACTACAACGTGAAGGTCCGCGTGAAGTCGGACAACACGGGCGTCGATGTTTCGAATGTGAAGATGTCGATGAATCCGTTCGATGAAATCGCTGTTGAAGAGGCGGTGCGGTTGAAGGAAGTGGGTGTTGTCAGCGAGGTTGTTGCTGTTTCTTGCGGTGTCGCGCAGTGTCAGGAAACGCTGCGCACGGCGCTGGCGATTGGTGCGGATCGTGCGGTTCTGGTCGAATCGGGTGAAGATTTGCAACCGCTGGCGGTCGCGAAGCTTTTGAAGGCACTGGTCGACAAGGAACAACCGTCGCTGGTGATTCTCGGCAAGCAGGCGATTGATGACGACTCCAACCAGACGGGCCAGATGCTCGCTGCACTGGCGGGTCTGCCGCAGGCGACGTTTGCATCGAAGGTTGTCGTCGCGGATGGCAAGGCGACGGTGTCGCGTGAAGTCGATGGTGGTGCTGAAACGTTGTCGCTGACGTTGCCCGCAGTCATCACGACCGATCTGCGCCTGAACGAGCCGCGCTACGTGACGCTGCCGAACATCATGAAGGCAAAGAAGAAACCGCTGGAAATCGTGAAACCCGAGGAACTCGGCGTCGATGTCACGCCGCGTCTGAAGACCCTGAAAGTCAGCGAGCCGCCGAAGCGCTCGGCTGGCGTGAGGGTGGCCGATGTGAAGACGCTGGTCGAGAAGCTGAAGACCGAAGCCAAAGTTCTCTGA
- a CDS encoding MlaC/ttg2D family ABC transporter substrate-binding protein codes for MFAFGNTVSAQTVDSSDPQILIKSVTQQVLDEVHTQAIDPSDIPRIMNIVNRDILPYIDFEYTTQLALARYWRTATPTQQQQLTQQFKMLLIHLYSGALAQLKPDQKIDYPPMRVAPTDTDAVVRTIASTNAQPVEIDYRLRKTPQGWRVYDLNVMGAWLVQTYRQQFGETIQQSGIDGLLRFLTDRNQQLASGKPQ; via the coding sequence ATGTTTGCCTTCGGCAATACGGTATCGGCGCAGACCGTCGATAGCTCCGATCCGCAGATACTGATCAAGTCAGTGACGCAGCAGGTGCTCGACGAAGTCCACACGCAGGCGATTGACCCATCGGATATCCCGCGCATCATGAACATCGTGAACCGGGACATCCTGCCTTATATCGACTTCGAATATACGACGCAGCTTGCCCTGGCCCGCTACTGGCGCACGGCCACGCCCACGCAACAGCAACAGCTCACGCAACAGTTCAAGATGCTGCTGATCCATCTGTATTCGGGCGCGCTCGCGCAACTCAAGCCGGATCAGAAGATCGACTATCCGCCGATGCGCGTCGCGCCGACGGACACCGACGCCGTCGTGCGCACGATCGCTTCCACCAACGCGCAGCCCGTCGAGATCGATTACCGCCTGCGCAAGACGCCGCAAGGCTGGCGCGTGTACGACCTCAACGTGATGGGCGCGTGGCTCGTGCAGACGTATCGGCAGCAGTTCGGCGAGACGATCCAGCAAAGCGGCATCGATGGGCTGCTGCGGTTTTTGACGGACCGCAATCAGCAGCTTGCGTCGGGCAAGCCGCAGTAA
- a CDS encoding haloacid dehalogenase type II, whose protein sequence is MNHIKAIAFDLYGTLFDVHSVSVQCDEQFPGRGQEISNVWRQKQLEYTWLRSLMNRYIPFEHVTEEALRFTIRHLGVELDERACRSLSDAYLRLQAYPEVPDALRALRDRGLKLAILSNGSPHSIDAVVTNAGLRNSFDHLLSVDPVRVYKPDNRAYELAEQTFGVGRREILFVSSNAWDATGARYFGFPTCWINRGGKTFEEMGQRPDWEVNGLDRLVTLFASANG, encoded by the coding sequence ATGAATCACATCAAGGCCATTGCATTCGACCTGTACGGCACGCTGTTCGACGTTCATTCGGTTTCCGTCCAGTGCGACGAGCAGTTCCCTGGGCGCGGCCAGGAAATCAGCAACGTATGGCGGCAGAAGCAACTCGAATACACATGGCTGCGCAGCCTGATGAACCGCTATATCCCGTTCGAGCACGTGACGGAAGAAGCGTTACGCTTCACGATCCGGCATCTTGGGGTGGAACTCGACGAGCGTGCGTGCCGTTCGCTGTCGGATGCGTATCTGCGTTTGCAGGCTTATCCGGAAGTGCCGGATGCGCTGCGCGCGCTGCGGGATCGCGGCCTGAAGCTCGCCATCCTGTCGAACGGCTCGCCGCATTCGATCGATGCGGTCGTTACTAACGCAGGGCTTCGGAATAGCTTCGACCATCTGCTGAGCGTCGATCCCGTGCGTGTCTACAAACCGGACAATCGCGCTTACGAACTCGCGGAACAGACGTTTGGCGTCGGCCGGAGGGAAATCCTGTTCGTGTCGTCGAATGCGTGGGATGCGACGGGAGCGCGCTACTTCGGTTTTCCGACCTGCTGGATCAACCGCGGCGGAAAGACGTTCGAGGAAATGGGGCAGCGGCCGGACTGGGAAGTGAACGGTCTGGATCGTCTCGTGACGCTGTTCGCTTCGGCCAATGGCTGA
- a CDS encoding SDR family oxidoreductase produces MAKAFSDRGIEDGVQVNSVLPGPVMTGRRQSYLEHWAPLHNMTVEEATAKFPKEAGIARYGEPEEIAELMAFIVSPGAHWMTGSSLRMDGGEVKSI; encoded by the coding sequence TTGGCGAAGGCGTTCTCGGATCGCGGCATCGAAGACGGCGTGCAGGTCAACAGCGTGTTGCCCGGCCCGGTGATGACGGGGCGTCGCCAGTCGTATCTGGAGCATTGGGCGCCGCTGCACAATATGACTGTCGAAGAAGCGACGGCGAAGTTTCCGAAGGAAGCGGGCATTGCGCGGTACGGCGAGCCCGAGGAAATCGCCGAGTTGATGGCGTTCATCGTGTCGCCCGGCGCGCACTGGATGACGGGATCGTCGCTGCGCATGGATGGCGGAGAAGTGAAATCGATTTGA
- a CDS encoding LysR substrate-binding domain-containing protein codes for MDVRQLRYFVSIVDYGSLGKAAEKLFVAQPSLSQQMARLEEELGVSLLLRSNHGVTPTAEGDALYRHARLVLRQMEQLKQEVTKGAGSESGTVAVGLPTTMASVLAVPLFERIQDRYPGIRLQFFESMSGYLNELLANGRLDLAILFRESDTPGISALPVLDETLYLLGEPGGAISPRSTTCPLAKLAGVKLVAPGVSNGLRLLIERTFSSEKVELNIIADIDSLPSMLLIAHSGRACTILPSSALAQLDQTRMPKMRKIVDPVIRRPASICWPNGVPMHSATVAVRQTLIELIAEQVECETWQGVTLRKQATPG; via the coding sequence ATGGACGTTCGCCAGCTCCGCTACTTTGTCAGCATCGTCGATTACGGCAGTCTTGGCAAAGCGGCGGAAAAGCTCTTTGTCGCGCAGCCTTCACTGAGTCAACAGATGGCGCGACTCGAAGAAGAACTCGGCGTGTCGCTGCTGTTGCGCAGCAATCATGGCGTCACGCCGACGGCTGAAGGCGATGCGCTCTATCGGCATGCGCGGCTCGTGCTGCGGCAGATGGAACAGCTCAAGCAGGAAGTGACGAAGGGCGCGGGCAGCGAGTCGGGTACGGTCGCAGTCGGCTTGCCGACCACGATGGCATCGGTGCTCGCCGTGCCGCTGTTCGAGCGCATCCAGGACCGCTACCCAGGCATCCGTCTGCAGTTCTTCGAAAGCATGAGCGGCTATCTCAACGAGTTGCTCGCGAACGGCAGACTGGACCTCGCGATCCTGTTTCGCGAGTCCGACACGCCCGGCATTTCCGCGTTGCCCGTGCTCGACGAGACGCTCTATCTGCTCGGCGAGCCGGGCGGCGCGATCTCGCCGCGTTCGACCACCTGTCCGCTCGCGAAGCTCGCGGGCGTCAAGCTGGTTGCGCCCGGTGTGTCGAATGGCTTGCGGCTTCTGATCGAGCGGACCTTTTCGAGCGAGAAGGTCGAGCTGAACATCATCGCCGATATCGATTCGTTGCCGTCGATGCTGCTGATCGCCCATTCTGGCCGTGCGTGCACGATTCTGCCGTCATCGGCGCTCGCGCAACTCGATCAAACTCGTATGCCGAAGATGCGCAAGATCGTCGATCCCGTCATTCGCCGTCCTGCCAGCATCTGCTGGCCAAACGGCGTGCCGATGCATTCGGCGACGGTGGCCGTGCGGCAAACGCTCATCGAGTTGATTGCGGAGCAGGTCGAATGCGAAACATGGCAGGGCGTGACGCTGCGCAAGCAAGCCACGCCCGGCTGA
- a CDS encoding DUF2182 domain-containing protein, which translates to MRTDTLKAVANPRASRRAFFGVAALVFVASAVLAVIGCMSMSSMGELPMPGGWSLSMTWAPMCGQKWPRVAATFVGMWIVMMVAMMLPSLAPVLWRYHEAIGKTGVMRARWMTALAGVGYFFVWAVLGVIVFVLGVALMSLALQMPSLARAVPVAAGCVVLLAGIAQFSAWKSRYLACSRMLTATRSANEAWKQGTRLGVHCILCCAGLTSVLLVNGMMDLRAMAFVTLAITAERLAPFPDRIAQAIGVIVVIRGLWMLLQAS; encoded by the coding sequence ATGCGAACGGACACCTTGAAGGCTGTGGCGAATCCGCGTGCGTCACGGCGCGCGTTCTTCGGTGTTGCGGCGCTGGTCTTCGTGGCTTCGGCTGTGCTGGCGGTCATCGGGTGCATGTCGATGTCGTCGATGGGCGAACTGCCGATGCCGGGCGGCTGGTCGCTGTCGATGACATGGGCGCCGATGTGCGGGCAGAAATGGCCACGCGTCGCGGCGACGTTCGTCGGCATGTGGATTGTGATGATGGTCGCGATGATGCTGCCGTCGCTCGCGCCTGTGCTGTGGCGCTATCACGAAGCCATCGGCAAAACGGGCGTGATGCGTGCGCGTTGGATGACTGCGCTGGCGGGCGTGGGCTACTTTTTCGTGTGGGCTGTTCTCGGCGTGATCGTGTTTGTGCTGGGCGTCGCGCTGATGTCGCTCGCGTTGCAAATGCCCTCGCTGGCTCGCGCGGTACCCGTCGCGGCGGGCTGTGTCGTGCTGCTCGCAGGCATCGCGCAGTTCAGCGCATGGAAGTCACGTTATCTGGCGTGCAGCCGCATGCTGACGGCGACGCGCAGCGCAAACGAAGCATGGAAACAAGGCACACGCCTCGGCGTGCATTGCATCTTGTGCTGCGCGGGACTGACGTCGGTGCTTCTCGTCAACGGCATGATGGATCTGCGCGCAATGGCATTCGTGACGCTGGCGATCACAGCTGAACGTCTCGCACCATTTCCCGATCGCATTGCGCAAGCGATTGGCGTGATCGTTGTGATTAGAGGCTTATGGATGCTCTTGCAAGCATCTTGA